One window of the Brevibacterium limosum genome contains the following:
- a CDS encoding thiamine pyrophosphate-dependent enzyme — MDTSASLSAGHLIVEELEAHGVARTYLVPGESYLDVIDGLRDSAITPIVCRQEGGAAYMAVAEGRMTGVPGIAMVTRGPGAANVKVGVHTAYQDATPLVVFVGLIPTDHRGRESFQEFDLEGWFSSTAKKVLTLDDPDKTAEVVVDAMHTAVTGRPGPVIVGLPEEVLVQRSSGTVLPPRVHGSASPYAGDVTELRARIAAADRPVLIIGGEDWSPSTSRRIAQWSRDRGLGVLGTFRAYDGIDHDSPNFLGILGFGAAPVAMRTLAEADLHIYLGCVRTDVATDGFSNGVDQRTVVIGPDADAHGHFGRLDQHIVTSVSRFAQSLFTEEGTRTYSVSSDGSIDEPPLGDALSEAAGDAVPLPDWVAEARSELEAWRRPQVAASGSAASAGYVDMDEAFVHVKELLAKDAIITYGAGNFSGWATRFLPTHGFPSALGPRNGSMGFGLPAAVAAALVHPERSVFCIAGDGDFLMNGQEIATAVQYGADITVVLNDNSVYGTIRGHQDREYPGRATATALQNPDFAAMATAFGGLGIRVEATEDFRDAFERALAYKGLSLVHCITDPAVRGARLP, encoded by the coding sequence ATGGACACCTCCGCGTCTCTTTCTGCAGGTCATCTCATCGTCGAGGAACTCGAAGCACACGGAGTCGCTCGCACCTATCTGGTGCCCGGCGAGTCGTATCTCGATGTCATCGACGGTCTCCGCGATTCGGCGATCACCCCGATCGTCTGCCGCCAGGAGGGCGGTGCCGCGTATATGGCCGTCGCCGAGGGGCGGATGACCGGGGTGCCCGGAATCGCCATGGTCACGCGTGGCCCGGGGGCGGCGAACGTCAAGGTCGGCGTCCACACCGCCTACCAGGACGCGACCCCGCTCGTCGTCTTCGTCGGGCTCATCCCCACCGATCATCGGGGCCGCGAATCCTTCCAGGAATTCGATCTCGAGGGCTGGTTCTCCTCGACCGCGAAGAAGGTTCTCACCCTCGATGATCCCGACAAGACCGCCGAGGTGGTCGTCGACGCCATGCACACCGCCGTGACCGGTCGGCCCGGTCCCGTCATCGTCGGCCTGCCCGAAGAGGTCCTCGTCCAGCGCAGTTCGGGGACGGTCCTTCCCCCGCGGGTGCATGGTTCGGCATCGCCGTATGCCGGTGACGTCACGGAGCTGCGGGCCCGCATCGCCGCCGCCGACCGCCCCGTGCTCATCATCGGCGGGGAGGACTGGTCGCCGTCGACGTCGCGGCGCATCGCCCAATGGTCGCGCGACCGCGGCCTCGGGGTGCTCGGGACCTTCCGCGCCTACGACGGCATCGACCATGACAGCCCGAACTTCCTCGGCATCTTAGGCTTTGGTGCCGCCCCCGTGGCCATGCGCACCCTCGCCGAGGCGGACCTGCACATCTATCTCGGCTGTGTCCGCACCGATGTGGCCACCGACGGGTTCAGCAACGGCGTCGACCAGCGCACCGTCGTCATCGGCCCCGATGCCGATGCGCACGGCCACTTCGGTCGCCTCGACCAGCACATCGTCACCTCGGTCAGCCGGTTCGCCCAATCCCTGTTCACCGAGGAGGGCACCCGCACCTATTCGGTGTCCTCCGACGGGTCGATCGATGAACCGCCGCTCGGCGACGCCCTGTCCGAAGCGGCCGGGGACGCCGTGCCGCTGCCGGACTGGGTGGCCGAGGCCAGATCCGAGCTCGAGGCGTGGCGGAGACCGCAGGTGGCAGCGTCGGGGTCGGCCGCCTCGGCGGGGTATGTCGACATGGACGAAGCATTCGTCCACGTGAAGGAGCTGCTGGCCAAGGACGCGATCATCACCTACGGAGCGGGGAACTTCTCCGGCTGGGCCACGCGCTTCCTGCCCACGCACGGGTTCCCCTCGGCACTGGGCCCGCGCAACGGATCCATGGGATTCGGGCTGCCCGCCGCGGTCGCCGCCGCGCTCGTCCACCCGGAACGGTCGGTGTTCTGCATCGCCGGCGATGGAGATTTCCTCATGAACGGGCAGGAGATCGCCACGGCCGTCCAATACGGCGCCGACATCACCGTCGTGCTCAACGACAATTCGGTCTACGGCACGATCCGCGGCCATCAGGACCGCGAATACCCGGGCCGGGCCACGGCCACCGCACTGCAGAACCCGGACTTCGCAGCCATGGCCACGGCGTTCGGAGGGCTCGGCATCCGCGTCGAGGCCACCGAGGACTTCCGTGACGCGTTCGAACGGGCGCTGGCATACAAGGGACTCTCGCTCGTCCACTGCATCACGGATCCGGCCGTTCGCGGGGCGCGCCTGCCGTGA
- a CDS encoding aspartate aminotransferase family protein, with amino-acid sequence MVHQPGDADLAALKDESARARELDHAHVFHSWSAQRLIDPPTVARAHGSTVIDGEGREFLDFSSQLVNTNIGHQHPAVVQAIKDQADVLCTISPATVNAARSEAARLITDRTPDGLNRVFFTNGGADANEHAIRMARLHTGRTKVLSRYRSYHGGTQTAVNVTGDPRRWENEHGAAGVVHFFGPFLYRSEFHAATEAEETERALQHLRRTIELEGPATIAAIILESIPGTAGIMIPSPEYMQGVRALCDEHGIVLIADEVMAGFGRSGKWFAFEHFDIVPDLITFAKGVNSGYVPLGGVVINDDVFETFAERVYPGGLTYSGHPLACAAAVATINAMADEGMIEHAAHIGETIIGPRLQQIAENSKHVGEVRGTGAFWAIELVWDKESKEPLAPYGGGSPEVASVVAALKEHGVIPFNNYHRLHVVPPINISEEDLERGLGVFEKVLTDLDFPR; translated from the coding sequence ATGGTGCACCAGCCAGGCGACGCCGACCTCGCAGCGCTCAAGGACGAATCCGCCCGAGCCCGTGAACTCGACCACGCGCACGTCTTCCACTCGTGGTCGGCACAGCGACTCATCGACCCACCGACCGTCGCCCGCGCTCACGGGTCGACGGTCATCGACGGTGAGGGGCGGGAGTTCCTCGACTTCTCCTCGCAGCTGGTGAACACGAACATCGGCCACCAGCATCCGGCCGTCGTGCAGGCGATCAAGGACCAAGCCGATGTGCTGTGCACGATCAGCCCCGCCACCGTCAACGCGGCCCGCTCCGAGGCGGCACGCCTCATCACCGACCGAACCCCGGACGGCCTGAACAGGGTGTTCTTCACCAACGGCGGCGCGGATGCGAACGAGCACGCCATCCGCATGGCGCGTCTGCACACCGGGCGGACTAAGGTGCTCTCGCGCTACCGGTCCTACCATGGCGGAACCCAGACGGCCGTCAACGTCACCGGCGACCCGCGTCGGTGGGAGAACGAACACGGAGCGGCCGGCGTCGTCCACTTCTTCGGGCCCTTCCTCTACCGCTCGGAGTTCCACGCCGCCACCGAGGCCGAAGAGACCGAACGGGCGCTGCAGCATCTGCGTCGGACCATCGAGCTCGAGGGGCCGGCGACGATCGCTGCGATCATTCTCGAATCCATCCCCGGCACCGCCGGAATCATGATCCCCAGCCCCGAATACATGCAGGGCGTGCGGGCGCTGTGCGACGAGCACGGGATCGTGCTCATCGCCGATGAGGTGATGGCCGGGTTCGGACGATCGGGCAAGTGGTTCGCCTTCGAACACTTCGACATCGTCCCCGACCTCATCACCTTCGCCAAGGGCGTGAACTCCGGCTACGTCCCACTGGGCGGAGTCGTCATCAACGACGACGTCTTTGAGACCTTCGCCGAACGCGTCTACCCCGGCGGACTGACCTACTCCGGTCATCCGCTGGCGTGCGCGGCCGCAGTCGCGACGATCAACGCAATGGCCGACGAGGGCATGATCGAACACGCCGCCCATATCGGAGAGACGATCATCGGCCCCCGCCTGCAACAGATCGCGGAGAACTCGAAGCACGTCGGCGAGGTCCGCGGCACCGGAGCGTTCTGGGCGATCGAACTCGTCTGGGACAAGGAATCCAAGGAACCGCTGGCCCCCTACGGCGGAGGCTCCCCCGAGGTCGCCTCGGTGGTCGCGGCGCTGAAGGAACACGGCGTCATCCCGTTCAACAACTATCACCGCCTGCACGTGGTCCCGCCGATCAACATCAGCGAAGAGGACCTCGAACGCGGCCTCGGAGTCTTCGAGAAGGTCCTCACCGACCTCGACTTCCCCCGGTAG
- a CDS encoding metallopeptidase family protein: protein MEALSDDEFDAILGEALDLLPEGVTEQLDNVALFVEDRPEDGDRHLLGLYEGTPIGERGVAGFEMPDNIFIFRDNLIDFAEDRDHLREEIVITIVHEIAHFYGLDDDRLHELGWG from the coding sequence ATGGAGGCCCTGAGCGATGACGAGTTCGATGCGATCCTCGGTGAAGCCCTGGATCTGCTGCCCGAAGGGGTGACCGAACAGCTGGACAATGTCGCACTGTTCGTCGAGGACCGACCGGAGGACGGCGACCGGCACCTGCTCGGCCTCTATGAGGGCACGCCGATCGGGGAGCGGGGGGTCGCCGGGTTCGAGATGCCCGACAACATCTTCATCTTTCGTGACAACCTCATCGACTTCGCCGAGGACAGAGATCATCTGCGTGAGGAGATCGTCATCACCATCGTCCACGAGATCGCGCATTTCTACGGGCTCGACGATGACCGACTCCACGAACTCGGCTGGGGCTGA
- a CDS encoding aminotransferase class I/II-fold pyridoxal phosphate-dependent enzyme: MPASTWRLRSDAWEYLKFAIKRLAVSGGDFSMIAEDGEVWRSLRSLKTIELYWAGFGQRYVEEITDLLSNGEFDRAHDMITRAVNRLRGTTVPDTGEDELTEDERAELKDRQDTRPRFEVLIVDETTEGGRDELHTDLLKLRNASDQFIYDYVIVPTADDAVAAALTNPNLLACVIRPGFTDNTREVLSRDLRDSIEFAHTSTKESPTAPMSPLNSVRRVLRLADTLANLRPELDLYLMAGAHIESLAGALTHRFRRVFRREDQFELHLSLLRRIQHLYDTPFFDAIREHARRPAGVFHALPVSRGGSVVGSKWIGDFVDFYGLNLLLAESSATSGELDSLLAPVHTLKKAQALAARAYGAKRTYFVTNGTSTANKIVHQAVVSPDEVVMVDRNCHKSHHHALMLTGARTAYLEAYPLNDVAFYGAVPLSRIKQLLLDYRAAGRLDEVRMITLTNCTFDGIVYDPYTVMSECLAIKPDLVFLWDEAWFAFARFHPVTRKRTAMVAAETLEENLSTNAHAAAYREQQKRLFDPETGAPAPDSVWLEEDLLPPPDATIRVYATQSTHKTLTALRQGSMIHVYDQEFSSGAEEAFHEAYMTHTSTSPNYQILASLDLGRRQVEMEGFALVQKQLDLAMSLSSAIARHPLLKKTFKVLTAADLIPEEYRVTERTMPLRDGLSTMWDAWVRDEFVVDPSRITVEISGTGVDGDTFKHEHLMDRYGIQVNKTSRNTVLFMTNIGTSRSAVAYLIEVLVKLAGMFNDPHELHEQDALTEPAAVMPPLPDFSAFAPDYAAEVPAEDPSKQLPDGDLRTAYYAGLRRQNIEHVLPHELRRRVENGQQPVSAGFVTPYPPGFPVLVPGQVITAEVLDFMSALDTREIHGFDSRQGYRVILKDVLES, from the coding sequence ATGCCGGCGAGCACCTGGCGGCTGCGCTCGGATGCGTGGGAGTACCTGAAGTTCGCGATCAAGCGGCTGGCCGTCAGCGGCGGGGACTTCTCGATGATCGCCGAAGACGGCGAGGTGTGGCGCTCGCTGCGCTCGCTGAAGACGATCGAACTCTATTGGGCCGGTTTCGGCCAGCGCTATGTCGAGGAGATCACCGACCTGCTCTCGAACGGCGAATTCGACCGGGCACATGACATGATCACCCGTGCGGTCAACCGGCTGCGCGGCACCACCGTGCCCGACACCGGTGAAGACGAGCTCACCGAGGATGAGCGCGCCGAACTCAAGGACCGACAGGACACCCGTCCCCGCTTCGAGGTCCTCATCGTCGATGAGACCACCGAAGGCGGCCGTGATGAGCTGCACACGGACCTGCTCAAACTCCGCAATGCCTCCGACCAGTTCATCTACGACTACGTGATCGTGCCCACCGCCGACGATGCGGTGGCGGCGGCACTGACGAACCCGAACCTGCTCGCCTGCGTCATCCGACCCGGATTCACGGACAACACCCGCGAGGTGCTCAGCCGCGACCTGCGCGATTCCATCGAGTTCGCGCACACCTCGACGAAGGAATCGCCGACGGCGCCGATGAGTCCGCTCAATTCGGTCCGCCGGGTGCTGCGGTTGGCCGACACTCTGGCGAATCTGCGTCCGGAGCTCGACCTCTACCTCATGGCCGGTGCGCATATCGAAAGCCTCGCCGGTGCCCTGACGCACCGGTTCCGTCGTGTGTTTCGCCGTGAGGACCAGTTCGAACTCCACCTGTCGCTGCTGCGCCGCATCCAGCACCTCTACGACACTCCGTTCTTCGACGCGATCCGTGAGCATGCCCGCCGCCCGGCCGGTGTCTTCCACGCCCTGCCCGTCTCCCGCGGCGGCTCCGTCGTCGGTTCGAAGTGGATCGGCGACTTCGTCGACTTCTACGGACTCAATCTGCTGTTGGCCGAATCCAGTGCCACCTCCGGTGAGCTCGATTCCCTGCTCGCTCCGGTGCATACGCTGAAGAAGGCGCAGGCGCTGGCCGCGCGCGCCTATGGTGCCAAACGCACGTACTTCGTCACGAACGGCACGTCGACGGCGAACAAGATCGTCCACCAGGCCGTCGTCTCACCCGACGAGGTCGTCATGGTCGACCGCAACTGCCACAAGTCCCACCACCATGCGCTCATGCTCACCGGTGCTCGCACCGCGTACCTCGAGGCGTACCCGCTCAACGATGTCGCCTTCTATGGGGCGGTGCCGCTGTCCAGGATCAAGCAGCTGCTGCTCGACTACCGGGCCGCCGGCCGCCTCGACGAGGTGCGGATGATCACCCTGACCAACTGCACCTTCGACGGAATCGTCTACGACCCCTACACGGTCATGTCCGAGTGCCTGGCGATCAAACCCGACCTCGTCTTCCTCTGGGACGAAGCCTGGTTCGCCTTCGCCCGGTTCCACCCGGTCACCCGCAAGCGCACCGCCATGGTCGCTGCAGAGACCCTGGAGGAGAACCTGTCCACCAACGCGCACGCCGCGGCGTACCGGGAGCAGCAGAAGCGCCTGTTCGATCCCGAGACCGGTGCCCCCGCCCCCGATTCGGTGTGGCTGGAGGAGGATCTGCTGCCGCCGCCGGATGCGACGATCCGCGTGTACGCGACTCAGTCGACGCACAAGACGCTGACCGCGCTGCGCCAGGGTTCGATGATCCACGTCTACGATCAGGAGTTCTCCTCCGGTGCCGAGGAGGCCTTCCACGAGGCGTATATGACCCACACGTCGACTTCGCCGAACTACCAGATCCTCGCGTCCCTCGATCTCGGTCGCAGGCAGGTGGAGATGGAGGGCTTCGCGCTCGTGCAGAAGCAGCTCGACCTGGCGATGAGCCTGTCCTCGGCGATCGCCAGGCATCCGCTGCTGAAGAAGACGTTCAAAGTGCTCACCGCTGCCGACCTCATTCCGGAGGAATACCGCGTCACCGAACGGACGATGCCGCTGCGCGATGGCCTGTCGACGATGTGGGACGCCTGGGTCCGCGACGAGTTCGTCGTCGATCCCAGCCGCATCACCGTCGAGATCTCGGGCACGGGAGTCGACGGGGACACGTTCAAGCACGAGCACCTCATGGACCGCTACGGCATCCAGGTGAATAAGACGAGCCGGAACACGGTGCTGTTCATGACGAACATCGGCACCTCACGCTCGGCCGTCGCCTACCTCATCGAGGTGCTGGTCAAACTGGCGGGGATGTTCAATGATCCGCACGAGCTCCATGAACAGGATGCGCTGACCGAACCCGCAGCGGTGATGCCTCCGCTGCCGGACTTCAGTGCCTTCGCCCCCGACTATGCCGCCGAGGTTCCTGCTGAGGATCCGTCGAAGCAGCTGCCCGACGGCGACCTGCGCACGGCCTACTATGCGGGTCTGCGCCGGCAGAACATCGAGCATGTGCTCCCGCATGAGCTGCGACGCCGCGTCGAGAACGGGCAACAGCCGGTCTCGGCCGGATTCGTCACCCCGTATCCGCCAGGGTTCCCGGTGCTCGTGCCCGGACAGGTCATCACCGCCGAGGTGCTCGACTTCATGTCGGCGCTCGACACCCGTGAGATCCACGGCTTCGACTCCCGCCAGGGCTACCGCGTCATCCTCAAGGACGTTCTGGAGAGCTGA
- a CDS encoding amidohydrolase translates to MRIDAIFTDLDAHTLDPTRPRAQKIGVWGNRIIGFDEELDGIDADRVESLGGATVLPGFNDVHCHTTWFGLTLASVDVTALPGGLPDVYAALENAAATTPFGEWIEATGYAHRDYDGQYPDLARLDEITGDHPLFMRQTSGHAAIVNTEAMRRAGILDPGFEEPVGGKVVRDAAGHPTGLIEETAQTLVQDLIRPYSLDTVVDALDLATAYYAKEGITSFGECGIAYGWIGHSPIEISAYLRAREEGRLRARAQLMPQADGLHPIAANSADGFGIGLDAGLRTGLGDDHISIGPVKFFMDGALSGETAALRENYAGKDHPGYLQDDAEVLRQQILDTYASGWSLAVHAIGDAAVDAAVADIVEAQKRYGRRAVPNRIEHAALVHDEHLATLAEHGIVVTPQAAFADGIGDGMNASLGPDRRHLIYRAKSFVDAGVPMAGSSDRPCADGNVLRGIEAYVTRRTRDGDIMGSAAEALSVDEAIAAYTVEAAKASGQGADKGTLSRGKLADFVALETHPGDVAADEIAQIPVKATILGGNYTHQTP, encoded by the coding sequence ATGAGAATCGACGCGATCTTCACCGACCTCGACGCACACACTCTCGACCCGACGCGCCCGCGGGCGCAGAAGATCGGGGTCTGGGGCAACCGGATCATCGGCTTCGACGAGGAGCTCGACGGCATCGACGCCGATCGGGTCGAGTCCTTGGGCGGAGCGACGGTGCTGCCGGGATTCAACGACGTCCACTGCCACACGACGTGGTTCGGTCTCACCCTGGCCTCGGTCGATGTCACGGCACTGCCCGGCGGTCTGCCCGATGTGTATGCGGCGCTCGAGAATGCCGCGGCGACGACTCCGTTCGGGGAATGGATCGAAGCCACGGGGTATGCCCACCGTGACTATGACGGGCAGTATCCGGACCTGGCCCGTCTCGACGAGATCACCGGGGACCATCCCCTGTTCATGCGGCAGACGTCCGGTCACGCCGCGATCGTCAACACCGAAGCGATGCGCCGGGCCGGGATTCTGGACCCCGGCTTCGAGGAACCCGTCGGCGGCAAGGTCGTGCGCGACGCCGCCGGACATCCCACGGGGCTGATCGAAGAGACGGCACAGACCCTGGTGCAGGATCTCATCCGCCCGTATTCGCTCGACACCGTCGTCGACGCCCTCGATCTGGCGACGGCCTATTACGCGAAGGAAGGCATCACGTCCTTCGGCGAATGCGGAATCGCCTACGGCTGGATCGGCCACTCCCCCATCGAGATCAGCGCCTACCTGCGGGCTCGGGAGGAGGGCAGGCTGCGGGCTCGGGCTCAGCTCATGCCGCAGGCCGACGGGCTGCACCCGATCGCGGCGAACTCCGCCGACGGGTTCGGCATCGGTCTCGATGCGGGACTGCGCACCGGCCTCGGCGATGATCACATCTCGATCGGGCCCGTGAAGTTCTTCATGGACGGAGCTCTGTCCGGCGAGACCGCGGCGCTGCGGGAGAACTATGCGGGCAAGGACCATCCGGGCTACCTGCAGGACGACGCCGAGGTGCTGCGTCAGCAGATCCTCGACACCTATGCGTCGGGCTGGTCGTTGGCCGTTCATGCCATCGGTGATGCCGCTGTGGATGCGGCGGTCGCCGATATCGTCGAAGCGCAGAAGAGGTACGGCAGGCGGGCGGTGCCCAACCGGATCGAGCATGCCGCGTTGGTCCATGACGAGCATCTGGCGACTCTGGCCGAGCACGGAATCGTCGTCACCCCGCAGGCGGCGTTCGCCGATGGCATCGGGGACGGGATGAATGCCTCGCTCGGGCCGGACCGGCGGCACCTGATCTACCGTGCGAAATCGTTCGTCGACGCGGGTGTGCCGATGGCCGGCAGCTCGGACCGGCCGTGCGCCGACGGCAATGTGCTGCGCGGAATCGAAGCCTACGTCACCCGCAGGACCCGTGACGGGGACATCATGGGCTCGGCGGCCGAAGCCTTAAGCGTCGACGAGGCGATTGCCGCCTACACGGTCGAGGCGGCGAAGGCCTCGGGTCAGGGAGCGGACAAGGGCACGCTGAGCCGCGGCAAGCTCGCCGACTTCGTCGCCTTGGAGACTCACCCGGGCGACGTCGCAGCGGACGAGATCGCACAGATCCCCGTCAAGGCCACGATCTTGGGCGGCAACTACACCCACCAAACCCCCTAA
- a CDS encoding proline racemase family protein: MRTNRLIQTVEAHTEGLPVRVVTGGVGAFPGESMAERREWFIENSDDLRTFLMCEPRGHGWLSGAILQPPTRADADWGVLFIEVTGVLPMCGAGTIAVATVLVETGMVPVVEPVTTVRLDAPIGLITAEVAVRDGHAEAVTIINVPSYAHALDQSVEVPGRGRIACDIGFGGNFYAFVSAEEVGIPFERERGDDFIAAGREIMAAVNEQLDPVHPDTGYRGCEHVVFLTPPTEPGPRGDVPDARHVLINHPGWLDRSPGGTGTSALMAVRHARGQLGLNTDFVNECFIGTTFTGRLIKETTVGEHVAVVPAITGSAWLTATSQFMLDPSDPFPAGFTL; this comes from the coding sequence ATGCGCACCAACCGTCTCATCCAGACAGTCGAAGCCCACACCGAGGGGCTGCCCGTGCGTGTCGTCACCGGCGGAGTCGGAGCATTCCCCGGTGAGTCGATGGCCGAACGTCGTGAATGGTTCATCGAGAACTCCGACGACCTGCGGACCTTCCTCATGTGCGAACCGCGCGGCCACGGGTGGCTCTCGGGTGCGATCCTGCAGCCGCCGACCCGTGCCGACGCGGACTGGGGAGTGCTCTTCATCGAGGTGACCGGGGTGCTGCCGATGTGCGGAGCCGGCACGATCGCGGTCGCGACCGTCCTCGTCGAGACGGGAATGGTGCCGGTCGTCGAACCCGTCACGACTGTGCGTTTGGATGCCCCGATCGGGCTCATCACCGCCGAGGTGGCCGTCCGGGACGGTCACGCCGAGGCGGTCACGATCATCAACGTTCCCTCCTATGCGCACGCGCTCGACCAGTCCGTCGAGGTGCCCGGGCGGGGGAGGATCGCCTGCGACATCGGGTTCGGCGGGAACTTCTACGCCTTCGTCTCCGCCGAGGAGGTCGGCATCCCGTTCGAGCGCGAGCGCGGCGACGACTTCATCGCTGCCGGTCGTGAGATCATGGCCGCAGTCAACGAGCAGCTTGACCCGGTGCATCCGGACACCGGCTACCGCGGCTGCGAGCACGTCGTGTTTCTGACGCCGCCGACGGAGCCCGGGCCGAGGGGTGACGTACCGGATGCCCGCCACGTCCTCATCAATCACCCCGGGTGGCTGGACCGTTCGCCCGGCGGCACTGGGACGAGCGCGCTCATGGCCGTCCGGCACGCCCGCGGGCAGTTGGGACTGAATACGGATTTCGTCAATGAGTGCTTCATCGGCACCACTTTCACCGGCCGCCTCATCAAGGAGACGACCGTGGGCGAACACGTGGCCGTGGTGCCGGCGATCACCGGCAGCGCCTGGCTGACCGCGACCTCGCAGTTCATGCTCGACCCGAGTGATCCCTTCCCCGCCGGCTTCACTCTCTGA
- the ybaK gene encoding Cys-tRNA(Pro) deacylase: protein MTVASKTSSAATPAVRVLNLAGIDYSLRSFDHDPATRRYGSEAADKLGVSSDQVFKTLMIQVDGTPVTALVPVSGQLDLKALASARGAKRAQLSGVAETERRTGYPVGGVSPFGQRHAVPVVVDRTALDHSAVFVSAGRRGLEIEIRPEDLVMLTNAQVAKIAALD, encoded by the coding sequence ATGACAGTTGCATCCAAGACATCCAGTGCGGCGACCCCGGCCGTGCGAGTGCTCAACCTGGCAGGCATCGACTACAGCCTGCGCAGCTTCGACCACGATCCAGCCACTCGCCGCTACGGTTCGGAGGCCGCCGACAAGCTCGGTGTCAGCTCCGACCAGGTGTTCAAGACCCTGATGATCCAGGTCGACGGGACACCCGTGACCGCACTCGTCCCGGTCTCCGGTCAGCTCGACCTCAAGGCTCTGGCTTCGGCGCGCGGAGCGAAGAGGGCCCAGCTCTCCGGCGTCGCCGAGACCGAACGTCGCACCGGCTACCCCGTCGGAGGAGTCTCTCCGTTCGGGCAGCGCCATGCCGTTCCGGTCGTCGTCGACCGCACCGCGCTCGACCATTCCGCCGTGTTCGTCTCGGCCGGCCGTCGCGGTCTCGAGATCGAGATCCGCCCCGAGGATCTCGTCATGCTCACGAACGCGCAGGTCGCGAAGATCGCCGCGCTCGACTGA
- a CDS encoding YigZ family protein has translation MSYRTIVSPVEAEIEIKKSRFLTRLSPAADEPEARSVIAAARAEHPKARHHCSAFVLDVDSRTQRFSDDGEPAGTAGAPILDVVTGHDLTFVVAVVTRYFGGTLLGAGGLVRAYGQATSAAVDEARIITRRERVLVSAHVDYARANALERAAGNRGWTTRADYGGEVGLDVLVPLAEVAEAVAMYADLTAGQAEPEVGEVEWV, from the coding sequence ATGTCTTACCGGACCATCGTCAGCCCCGTCGAGGCCGAGATCGAAATCAAGAAGTCCCGGTTCCTCACTCGTCTCTCCCCTGCCGCGGATGAGCCCGAGGCGCGGTCCGTCATCGCCGCCGCGAGGGCCGAGCATCCGAAGGCCCGCCACCACTGTTCGGCCTTCGTCCTCGATGTGGATTCGCGCACTCAGCGCTTCAGCGACGACGGGGAACCGGCCGGCACAGCGGGCGCCCCGATCCTCGATGTCGTCACCGGCCATGATCTGACCTTCGTCGTCGCCGTCGTCACCCGGTATTTCGGCGGCACTCTGCTGGGGGCCGGCGGGCTCGTGCGCGCTTACGGTCAGGCCACCTCGGCGGCGGTGGATGAGGCACGGATCATCACCCGTCGTGAGCGCGTCCTCGTGTCCGCGCACGTCGACTACGCCCGGGCCAACGCCCTGGAGCGGGCGGCCGGGAACCGGGGATGGACGACGCGGGCCGACTACGGCGGTGAGGTGGGACTCGACGTCCTCGTCCCCCTCGCCGAGGTGGCCGAGGCCGTGGCGATGTACGCCGACCTCACGGCCGGTCAGGCAGAGCCCGAGGTCGGTGAGGTCGAGTGGGTGTGA